ATGACGCTGGCGCAGGGCGTCAGCattcgccctcgtcgtctcgAATGGCGGCATATCCTCCTCTAAGACAATCTCCTGGAAAACCTCTCTTTTGTCCGAGGGCAGTGGCCGAATTCCCGTGTTAGATCGGATGATGTCCCCGTATCGCTGCGGAATATCAGAGTCAGCAACTGGCTGTCCACTCTGCGCGTCGAGCCATCCGACATATTGGCTATTGGGGCCTTGCTTGGTGGCATATCGGATGAGGTTCATGAGCCATGCCATCTCGACGTATCCAGCTGGCGAGAGATGACCCTGAGACTCCATCTCCCAGCGTACGCGTGCACTTCCCCATGGACCCAGCTCTGCGAACCCGACAACGACGACTGCATCTGCTGACACAAGCTCTGGGTCAATCTTGGTCTGCAAGGGCCGCAGCTCGGAGTCATAATGAGGCAGTCTTGGGAACCCAACGCGCAGAGAAACTCGTGACTGTATGGATATATCTTTGGAGGGTTGTCGCCCTCGAGCCTCtcgctcatcctcttctgCGATCGCTCGAGCAATCTCGGCGCGTTGGTGGATATTTGCTCGGGCAGCAGCGAGATGGACAGAGGCATCACGCCAATGCCCCAGATTCCCAGAGAAGTCTGCCATGACCGGCGCATCCTCACAGTGGGAAACCCATTGCGGAGTCAGCAGCAAAGTAATGAGGTCGCCCATCTCCTGTCCAGAGAAGGTCAAGATGTGGCCCTCCGTTTCTGCTGTCTCGGCGACAATGTCATTACTATTCATCAAACCAGTAGATCGGGTCCATCCAATGTTGACACCGCATATCGAAAGCTCCTCGTCCCAAGACTCAGAGTGGAATCGATGCAGTAGAGTCTCGAGCCCGCGTTTGGACTCGGCGTATAGACCGTCGCCCCCTAGGATGCCGTGGTTGGGAGACAGTGGAAGGACGACCTGGGTTGGCCGGCAGCGAATGTTCCTCCGCCGCTTTTGGGTTCCCACAAATCCAAGCAGGCGTAATACATTGACTAGCATCAATCGGAAGGCTGCTTCGTTTCCTGCATCTAATCCGTCAATCTCTGCTCCGACTTGGCTTGCGGCGGCAAAGGGGATGACAGCATCCAGATCAAGCCCTAATTGGCCATAGATGTACTCGATCAGGTTCTCGCAATCAACAACGCTTGCCTGGTTAAAGGGAACAAGGTGGAGCTGTGATCCACGGCTCCCGCACTCATCATACAGCTGCTTGAAGGATGCCGCGGCAGCAGAGGGTTCGCGACTGGTGGTTATAATGACCCTGGCTCCCCCAGAGAGTAGTCGACGGGCGACGCAGTATCCGATGGAGCCGGGGCTTGCCCCAGTGACAAGATAAGTTTGTTCAGCGAAGGAAACCCCCTCCTGGCTTGCGTGGGCCAGGCTATCAAGTAGCTCCGTTGTGAGGTCTGTTCCGTTAGATTGGGCCACGCCAGTTTTAACATTTGCCTGTATCCATCGCGTGAAGAAGTCTACGAAGCCAAAGGTCTCACGAGGGGTTTCCTCGCACTGAATCTCTCCAGCAGGAGCCACCACTGTATGCGGTGCTTTGGTTAGTAGGGCACCCAAGCGGACGACAGAAGGCAGATGAAGGGCTTGGGTGAGGACAGGAACAAGCCCCCTTGCAACTGGGTGCGCCTGTGCAATTTGAACAATAGTAGAATCTGCACGTTGGACAAAGCGATCTCGTAGCTCTTCGGACAATGCCGCGTTGTTCAGCTGGCAGAAGTCGAACAGCTCTTGTCGAGCTGAATTCCACCAGTCGCGATACCAGCGCGTTTTACGGTGATCAAAGCGAGGCGAGATACGACCCAGGAAGTCATCGGAGAACTCGGAAGTCCAGTTGTCCAACTTAGTCTGCAATTCTGTCACTATAGAGTCGTCTGTCTCTGCGGCGAGCCCAGGAATGCCTAGGTACTGTCGAAGGGCTTCATACTGTCTGTGTGCTAGCGCCTTCACCCCGGGAGAATTCCCATCGGGGGGTTCATTGTTCTTTGAATCGACAGACTGTGTAGCCTGGGTACGGGTTGCTCTATGCAAGAACAGACCCAAGGACTGACCGTACGCCTCAGTCAGACTGTCCCAGTATTCATGGGCCACCTCCAACGAAGGCAATCGAGACTGGGGCTCAGCCGCCAACGCATCGACCAAGACTCCAGTTTGCCGATGCAAAGGAAGGCCCCAGACATCGGCCATACGCGCACGAGCTGCAGGAATGGTCATCCGGGCCGGCATCTTCGCACTGAAGAGTCGCTGCAGAAGGGCCACCGAAGTCGGGCCCAGTGGGACCTCGCCCAGCGCAGCATCCAAATCCGCCAGTGAGGCATCTTCTGCACGATCTGGCAGGGCTGGAAACTCGTGTCCGAGGTCACCGATCAGCTCGTTCTGTAGCGTCGACTTGCCGCCACACAGATCCTTGATAGATCGGCTAGCATCGATTTCGCTTGCCGGCCTCCGGAGCTTACGAGCAATCAACGCCCTAATGATTCGTATGGCAGTCAAGGGCACATCTGGTACAGTCCGGACGGTAAAAGCCTCCGGACCCTTCACAGGCTCTGGGACTGTGCTGGACTGCGGTGTTTCGATTACAGGTTCGTCAATGCTTGAATCCTCGGTAGTCTCATCGTAGGTGTAGAGAAGCTCAGGTAAGTTCTGCGTACTGGCCAGGAGCTGCACGTTGGATCGcagatctttatttattgTCTTTTGTACCATTCCTAGAAGCGTCTTAGCCGGTCCAAGTTCAACCAGGCGTTGCCTGTCCCTCAGTAGACTCTTCTGTGTTTCTATCCTATACGCCATTAGCAGAGCGTCGGCCAGCCCCAGGAGCCGCTTACCATTGTACGGGAAAAGCGAACTGATGCCTGTATTCTGTCAGCGTTTTGCAGAGGTAGTGAGGCTGGTCCATACGCGAGAAGCTCGATTACCAGCTCGTAGGCAATCGCCTGTTCCATTGTGCGAATCGCCATGGCGGATGTTCAGGCTACATCCAGCTGTGTAGTGATATTAGCAGGTCGACCACTAAAAGAACTAAAGCCCGCCTGGACAGTTCAGATGCCCAGTGTTGGTCATCGATCTCCGATGTCTCGTACGCCGAGTAGGTGCTGACAGTGTCTCAGCTGTGGGAATAGTGGGCAGCCGCACAGTATCATCCATGATATTCTAGTTGTCTGATAGATATCTTGCCCTGGATGAGCTAGAGTTCGATACTCCAGCGAGCGGGAAAGGAATAATGACACTATCCGAGCTTTTGACATCTGCAGATTCCGGCAGACTGCGCTTATACAGTTGCTGCGGTGGACAGGGCCCCAGCAACCTCACAGGTCTCGACGATTTGGTCCATCTGGTACGAACATATGGAGATCGCGACCCAATACGACACTTGATCGACACCTCTTCCAGCCATCTCGAGCTCCTTGCGTCTATTCCACATCGATCTCCGTTCTTCTCTGGGCGTGGATTTCCATTACGCACATGGCTCGACGACTttgcagcaacagcaccatccTCTGACGAACTCGCTCTTTCGCCGTTTAGTTTCCCCATCAACACCTTACTTTCCCTGGCTCACTATGCACTCACTGCGCACACGATTGGTGTTGATCCCGGGCAGCTTCGGGACCGCCTGCACGGCGTCATCGGGCATTCCCAAGGAGTATTTGCTGCCACAGCAATTGCTCATAGCGGCAAGGGGTGGCCGGCCTTTTACAATGCAGCGAGCCTTGTATTGAAATTATCATTCTGGGTTGGTCTCGAGTCTCATCTTGCTGCGCCAGGTAGCACTCTATCCGCCGAGGACGTGGCGGACTGTCTACAGCATGACGAGGGCGCGCCTTCATATCTCCTGAGCGTGACGGGCTTGAGCCATGACCATCTACAGCGTCTTATACGGAAGGCAAACACCCAAGACGTACAGTTATCGCTCATCAATAGCAACAACAAATTTGTGCTGGCCGGGACACCGCAGGCCCTCCGGGATATATGCCTTGCAATTCGTACAGTCAGTGCGCCGCAATCGCTTGATCAGACCCGAGCCCCCTTCACACAGCGTCGACCGATCTCTGACGTCCGGTTTCTCCCTGTCTCAGCTCCTTACCATTCTTCGCTTCTGGCATATGTCGAGCCGTACGTGGTGGATGCCATTAAGGGCCTCCGATTGAATGGCAGCGACATAGCCATACCTCTCTATGCCCAAGTGAAGGGCAAGACGCAGAACCTGCAGGACCTCAAAGAGGACGTCTTATCAGCTTTGATCCGTGCTGTCACCATAGAACAGGTTGATTGGCCTGACGCATGCCGCAAAATGGACAGTGCTACCCATGTGCTTTCTTTTGGGCCTGGATCTGTCGGAAGCCTGGTCCAAGATGTCTTGGAGGGAACTGGGGTCCACGTAATGAACCTATCAGGGCGTTCTCTATCGTCATGTCTAAATGCTCTTAACTCAGTATCTTCTCTGCCGGTAGGACAGAGCTGGGGTCACAAGTACCGCCCACGTCTGGGTACATCGAACTCAAAAGAGGCCGAACCCTATATTGAAACGAAGATGACACGACTATTAGGGCTACCACATGTCATGGTGGCAGGAATGACTCCGACAACGTGCTCGCCGGAATTTGTCGCTGCCGTCATGAACGCAGGCTACCATGTTGAATTCGCCTGCGGTGGCTACCACCATCCAGAGACCCTGGAAGCAGCTCTTCGCCAACTCGCAGCCGCAATCCCATTCCATCGCTCGATCACCTGCAATGTCATCTACGCCTCGCCAAAATCCCTCACCTGGCAGATAAACCTCTTACAGGATCTGATCAAGGAGGGTCTGCCGATTGATGGGCTGACAGTTGGTGCTGGCATACCCTCGCCCGACGTTGTTAGGGAGTGGGTTGAACGGTTGGACCTCTCTCATATCTGGTTCAAACCTGGATCTGTCGATGCCATAGACCGTGTCCTTGCTATTGCTCGTCAGTACCCAGGTCTCCCCATTGGCCTGCAGTGGACCGGGGGCCGCGCAGGGGGCCATCACTCATTTGAAGATTTCCACCAAGCAATTCTCGACCGTTACAGCCACATCCGGAGCTGCGACAACGTTATCCTCGTGGCGGGTAGTGGATTTGGGGGAGGGCACGATACATGGCCGTACCTCACCGGCTCTTGGTCACAGGAGCTGGGATTTGCTGCGATGCCCTTTGACGGAGTCCTCCTAGGGAGTCGCATGATGGTGGCTCATGAGGCCAAAACGTCGCTGGCCGCGAAGCAGTTGATAGTCCAGGCTCCAgggattgttgaagatgatgactGGACGCGCTCCCAGCATGAAGCCATCGGGGGTGTGATTTCAGTTGTCTCTGAGATGGGACAGCCGATCCATGTACTGGCAACTCGAGGGATGCGTTTATGGCATGAGTTTGACAGGAGGTTCTTCTCGATCAGGGACCCTGAGCAGCTCCGGGTGGCACTGAAGAAGCATCGGGAGGAAATAATCAGTCGTCTCAATAGGGACTATGCGCGACCGTGGTTTGCAATTGCAGACGATGGAAGGCCGGTTGAGATGGAAGACCTCACCTACAAACAAGTGCTACATCGACTCTGTGGGCTCATGTTCGTGGAGCGCCACTCGCGCTGGATTGATCAGTCCTACCTCGTCCGTGTCCATGACTTTGTGCGCCTTCTACATGCACGGTTTGGTACTGGGATGTCCCTAAGCAACAGTCCTGCTGAGCTCAAAGTGGCGTTCGATGAGGCATACCGCACTCATGCGGACGAAGTCTTGTATCCAGACGACGCGGCATTGCTCCTCTCCTTATTTCGTCGACAGGGCCTCAAGCCAGTACCCTTCATACCGATACTCGATGAGAGCTTTGAGACCTGGTTCAAGAAGGACTCCCTGTGGCAATCGGAGGATGTCGACTCGGTTCCCGAGCAAGATGCCCAACGCGTGTGTATCATTCAAGGCCCGGTGGCCGTACAACATTCTAAAGTGTGCGATGAACCTGCCAAAGATATCCTAGATGGAATCCGTGACCCGCACACTGGCTTCCTAAAGAATCAGATTTTGGCTAGTGGGGAAGATGATATGATCAGCGCCATAGTTCAAGACGCCGACGTCTTACCCGGCATCCATGTATCCCACGACGGCTCGATCTGCCGTTATCAACTTACGGGCCCAGCTATTCCTTCTTCTAGTGTCATCTTGGATCGGTTGACTACAGGCTGCTCTTGGGGACGTGCTGCTCTCATCAGCAAGCATGTCCTGTTTGGTCGACATCGCGTAAAGAACCCCATCCACGACGCTTTCCAGCCATGTATCGGGGATATTATTGAGATCAAATATGCCAGTGGCACACTAAGCGAGATGACACTTTATCATACTGCAGTTCAGAAAGGCGGTTCCAACGACATCCGTGGTGCATTGGAAATCACTCACCTCGATGCTGATACGATTTCGGTGGCCCTGATAACGCACTCGGTTCAAACGGTGGCAGGAAACCGACCAGCCCTCGAATTTAGGCTGAAGCTACTGGGGGGAGGCATGGGCCAGCCAATTATCCAGCTTGATCAAGAGACCTACCTTGGTCGGGTTCGCGATCTGTATACGGAACTATGGATTGGACCTGCACCCTGCCCAATCTCAGCCGGGCTCAATTCAGAGTTCAGTGATGGCCCTGCTGTGATTATGCCCGAGTCTGTACAGGAATTTGTGGCTGTCATCTCTCAATCCGGGCCAGCTCGCAGTCAGGCCTGGAGTGCACAAGGGCCAGTAGTTCCCCTTGACTACGCCGTCGTCCTGGCTTGGACTGCGCTCACCAAGCCCGTGCTGCTTCCAGCGCTCGATGGAGaccctcttcagcttcttcaccaGTCCATATCGCTACGGCTGGCCCGTGGTGTCTGGCCACTGTCTGTCGGCGATGTAGTGCAGACAGCCTCTCGCATAACAGAGCACACAATCACCGCCACCGGGCAGCGTGTCGAGGTTTCCGCAGAAATACTTCGTGATGCGCAGCCTGTAGTTTACCTGCGAACTACTTTTGTGATCCAGAGGCGTACCCAGAGGGCGTCCCAGCAGTTCCGTTCTGTCCACGAAGCAGAGATGGTGATGCATATCAGCTCTCcagtccagctgcagctcctcatTAGCCGCAAATGGCTGTTCCTGGACGTGGCATCTCACGAAATCCTTGGAAAACGCCTGTTATTTCGGCTTAATACCCAGACAGTATCCAGCACGAAAGGCACTCCCAGCTCACTACAAGTATCCGGCCTGGCCACATTGCTTTCAGAGCAAGCCTCAACCAGGACAACCACGGGAGCCAAGGTTGGCCGCGTATATCTAGAAGAAGAGGACCACAATTTCAATCCCGTCATGGACTTCTTGAGCCGACATGGCTCCCCACTAGTTCAGAGACAACCACTGCAAAGCCCCGGCTGGACCGGCGATGCCGTTATCCCATTCAGAGCTCCATCACCGAGCAGCGCATACGCAAGGGTGTCAAAAGATGCGAACCCCATACACACTTGCCCTTTATTCGCTCGGTTTGCCGGCCGAGGACAGCCGGTGCTTCACGGGATGCACCTCTCAGCAACAGTGAGACGCATCCTCGAGTGGATGGTCGGTGATACAGAGCGTCGCCGATTCCAAGGCTGGAAGGTATCTTTTGATGGTATCGTCCGGGCATACGATCAGCTGCGTATGGAGGTACAGCACCGCGCAATGGAAGACGGACTGATGGTCGTCCATGTTAAGGTGTTGAATGTAAATACTGGCGATCAGATCATGCATGCAGAAGCTATGATAGAACAAGCACCGACTGCATATATCTTTGCCGGACAAGGAACGCAGGAGCAGGGAATGGGGATGGGCCTATATGGCATGCATAAGGCTGCGCAAGCGGTTTGGGACCGAGCAGAACGCCATTTTGAATCCCAGTACGGTGAGTGTCTTCCCCCCCTTATCGACCACTATATACCTGCTAATGTATTCTCCCAGGCAtttccctcctccatctAGTCCGTGATAATCCAAAATCCCTTGCCGTCAACTTTCGTGGTAAACGGGGCCAGCAGATCCGGGCCAACTACCTCGCTATGAGATCTAGCTCGGAGTCTGATAAACTGATGCTTCCTGGTCTGACCGAGACGTCAAGATCCTATACCTTTTCATACCCCTCTGGCCTGCTCAAGTCCACTCAATTCGCTCAACCAGCACTGGTGGTTATGGAAATGGCGGAATACGCACACCTCCAAGCCCAGGGAGTCGTCCAAAAATCCGCCTTGTTCGCCGGCCATTCCTTGGGAGAATACAGTGCTCTCGGGGCCTGTTCTACGTTCATGCAGTTTGAACCGCTGCTGTCTTTGATATTCTACCGCGGATTGAAGATGCAGAATGCACTCCCTCGGGATAACAACGGGCGCACGCAATATGCCATGATGGCTGTTGACCCTTCACGCACTGGAACAGGTATCTCCTCTCCATTCGAAGTAGCTAGCTTAATACTGACACTTTTAGACTTCGACGAATGCAGTCTTATGGACCTCGTTCAGCGTATTGCGCGAGAAATGGGCCTCTTATTGGAGGTTGTCAACCACAACGTCCAATCACGACAGTACGTGTGTGCTGGTCATGTAAGTTCACGAACTATTCATATAAGCTCTATCATAAAGGACCACAGCTAACCGGAGTGCAGATTCGGTCTCTCTGGGTAATGGGCCAGGTTTGCGACAATTTGTCTCTCGCGACCAGCAATAGTCCAGACACCATGGAAGAGTGTATCAGGCAGAATATTGCCAGCAGTCAGACAATAACGAGCCACGAAAGCCTCTCCCGTGGTATCGCGACGATCCCCCTTTCTGGGGTCGATATCCCCTTCCACTCTCAGATGCTCCGGGGGCATATCGATGATTACAGGCAGTATCTGCGGCGCCACCTCCGGGTTGCCGATATCAAGGCTGATGAGCTTGTTGGACGCTGGGTTCCGAATGTGGTAGGGAAGCCGTTTACTCTGGAAATTTCGTATATTCGTTTAGTGCAGCAGATTACACAGAGCAGGGCTTTACATGGCCTACTAGAGCAGGTTGGAGAAAGGCTTTAGTGAACGCACACTTTATTGTCAAATACAAACTGAGATATTGAAACGACTGTTATCCGCATATTATAATTCTCAATGCTATCCTCCTTCAGCTCACCCGGGTCTTAAATGACATGTAAAGCTCCCTCTTCGCCCAAATGGACCATATTTTCTGGTCCAGAAACTCGCCAGTCCTCTCCACGTCCAACATAATATCAAACTGCCACAACAGCTTGGCCAGTGTCAATCTCACCTCGGCATAGGCAAGGTTTCGGCCGATGCAGTTGCGAACCCCAACAGACCAAGGCTGATAAGCACCGTAGTTATCATACTTGTACggctcctctgccttctGCAAGTGTCGCTCTGGGATGAATTTGTCCGCATGCGAGAAGTTGTAATCAGCATAGTATGCTCCGAGGTGACTGACTCCGACGCGGGTCTATCGTGAATCAGTAACGCATGCAGATAGTGatagaaaggaaagaaacGAACGTACTTCAGCAGGCACAAATTGGCCGCATACCGTAGCACCGCCGTCCGGCACAACACGAGGAGGCTGGCCAGGCACAGAGGGATACATGCGGAGAGTTTCATCAATCACAGCCGTGAGATACGGCAATCGAGAGACAGAAAGGAGATCAATCTGGTCCGACGCCTCAAACGCATTCCGGATCTCGGACACAGCTTTGTCCATCTTTCCGGACTTACAGAGTAGATACGTGCAGCCACAGAGTGCAGACGAAGTCGTCTCTGAGCCTGCAACGACCATTACAGCAGCATTGTTGAGCATCTCGCCAGGACTCATACCGTCGCCGGTTTGATTTCCGTCTGCGCTTTTGACCATGACCCGGTCCCAGAAGTCGCCCTGGTCGCCGGTCTTCTGCATGCGCTTCTTTAGCTTCTCGATCGCGTAGCTGTAGTTCTCCTGTCTCTTTCCGCGCAGTTCCTTCGGCATAACATACGGAGTCAGGAACTCGACGCCCATACTGCGCAGAACATGCGAGATCGCGACACTCTTGAGGTTCTTGTGGATGGTATCAACCCACGGATGCAACTCCCGGTTCTTCAGACTATCGAACGATTCCCCAAAAGACAGCGCACCGATGGAATCAAAGATCGCCATGTTAAAGTATCGCACCATTTCCACCGAGTCCCCAGTATCAGCGACTTCGCGAAGCACATCCACAAGGAGATCCGCGTACTGCACAATAGTAGGCTCCTGGGCACGCAGTCCCTTGTCACTAAACGCATGCCCAAACAGACTCCGGAACCGTGCATGATTGTGCGTGTCAGAGACCAGGATACTCATCACCCCATTCGGAGCGAGCGGCAGCCGGATCGGGTCTTTGAGGAACTCAGGGCGTCCGGGGACGTGGGCGTGGATGTCGCGCCAGGCCTGTGCATTGGCGAAGCTGATCTCGTCTGGCTTGATGCGTACTGTGTCGCCGTACTTCTGGTGGTGGCGCATGAGGTCGTGGTGCATTGTTCCGCGCAACAGCGTCAGTTTCCAGGGGAGGGAGCTTGCTCTCCATAGTAGGGGACCTGGGTAGTTGCGTAAAGGATGGAAGTAGAGGTTGTAGACCAGCTGGAAAACGACATATCCGACGGCAGCCAAAGCGGCCAGCAGAGGGAGTGAGAACACAGCCATCTTGCTGGAATGGGAGCGGTTGTTGGTGGCAGACTTGCGTGTCTCAAATATCAGTCTCTCGGACAGCGAGTCGGCTATATCGGACTGAGTTCAGTTATTCTAGGTAATCATTGCAGTCCAGATTATTATTACCAGTACAGAATATTGATTGGTTGGCACTAGATACTATCCATTGACCGTCACTACCTGATGGTCTATTCTAGCCTGAAAGCATCCATGCTTTACATCCAGTGCTCTTATATTCATAGCCGTTTTGCAAGCTAGAAGGAAACCAACTTCAGCGTGCCTAACAGCCCCAAAACAGCACCGGccaagggaaagaaagccCGAATAGCGTTGAACCGGTTCCAATTCTGTACCAGGCGCTCAGCGTCCGGCCAGGACGGGCTgttccccttcttcacctcgcCCTCAAGCCGAAAGAGAGCATTGTTTGTCGGGGCCATGACCGTCAGAGTGAAAGGTACCATGCTGATGGTGGTTAAACCTGCTGCGGCAAAAACACCCCATGCATCCCCCGCCGAGTACTTGCTGACTGCCGCAATCCCGTACAGTGCGGTGGTAGTGAGGCAGATGATAGGCCCCTTGATATGACCGTTGAGGAATATTCGACTCCAATGGCGCAGCAGGTGGCCTGGGTCGGTTGTAG
Above is a window of Aspergillus puulaauensis MK2 DNA, chromosome 2, nearly complete sequence DNA encoding:
- a CDS encoding uncharacterized protein (COG:I;~EggNog:ENOG410PMT9;~InterPro:IPR016035,IPR004568,IPR018201,IPR014030, IPR014031,IPR037143,IPR041550,IPR026025,IPR040899, IPR016039,IPR020841,IPR009081,IPR008278,IPR036291, IPR002347;~PFAM:PF01648,PF02801,PF18325,PF08659,PF00106, PF00109,PF18314;~go_component: GO:0005835 - fatty acid synthase complex [Evidence IEA];~go_function: GO:0000287 - magnesium ion binding [Evidence IEA];~go_function: GO:0004312 - fatty acid synthase activity [Evidence IEA];~go_function: GO:0004315 - 3-oxoacyl-[acyl-carrier-protein] synthase activity [Evidence IEA];~go_function: GO:0004316 - 3-oxoacyl-[acyl-carrier-protein] reductase (NADPH) activity [Evidence IEA];~go_function: GO:0008897 - holo-[acyl-carrier-protein] synthase activity [Evidence IEA];~go_function: GO:0016746 - transferase activity, transferring acyl groups [Evidence IEA];~go_process: GO:0006633 - fatty acid biosynthetic process [Evidence IEA];~go_process: GO:0042759 - long-chain fatty acid biosynthetic process [Evidence IEA];~go_process: GO:0055114 - oxidation-reduction process [Evidence IEA]), with protein sequence MAIRTMEQAIAYELVIELLAHQFAFPVQWIETQKSLLRDRQRLVELGPAKTLLGMVQKTINKDLRSNVQLLASTQNLPELLYTYDETTEDSSIDEPVIETPQSSTVPEPVKGPEAFTVRTVPDVPLTAIRIIRALIARKLRRPASEIDASRSIKDLCGGKSTLQNELIGDLGHEFPALPDRAEDASLADLDAALGEVPLGPTSVALLQRLFSAKMPARMTIPAARARMADVWGLPLHRQTGVLVDALAAEPQSRLPSLEVAHEYWDSLTEAYGQSLGLFLHRATRTQATQSVDSKNNEPPDGNSPGVKALAHRQYEALRQYLGIPGLAAETDDSIVTELQTKLDNWTSEFSDDFLGRISPRFDHRKTRWYRDWWNSARQELFDFCQLNNAALSEELRDRFVQRADSTIVQIAQAHPVARGLVPVLTQALHLPSVVRLGALLTKAPHTVVAPAGEIQCEETPRETFGFVDFFTRWIQANVKTGVAQSNGTDLTTELLDSLAHASQEGVSFAEQTYLVTGASPGSIGYCVARRLLSGGARVIITTSREPSAAAASFKQLYDECGSRGSQLHLVPFNQASVVDCENLIEYIYGQLGLDLDAVIPFAAASQVGAEIDGLDAGNEAAFRLMLVNVLRLLGFVGTQKRRRNIRCRPTQVVLPLSPNHGILGGDGLYAESKRGLETLLHRFHSESWDEELSICGVNIGWTRSTGLMNSNDIVAETAETEGHILTFSGQEMGDLITLLLTPQWVSHCEDAPVMADFSGNLGHWRDASVHLAAARANIHQRAEIARAIAEEDEREARGRQPSKDISIQSRVSLRVGFPRLPHYDSELRPLQTKIDPELVSADAVVVVGFAELGPWGSARVRWEMESQGHLSPAGYVEMAWLMNLIRYATKQGPNSQYVGWLDAQSGQPVADSDIPQRYGDIIRSNTGIRPLPSDKREVFQEIVLEEDMPPFETTRANADALRQRHGSNVRDLGKTDGGTCRVQVQQGATIRVPKSIMAAPGVAGQLPTGWSPDNYGIPQEIVHQVDPVSLVLLCCVAEAFYSAGMSDPMEIFEYIHLSELGNFVGSSMGGVVSTRALYHDVALDQDVPSDALQETYLNTAPAWVNMLLLGAAGPIKTPVGACATALESIDSAAESIRAGQTKVCLVGGYDDLQPEESAGFARMNATVSVKGEQERGREPPEMSRPTAASRAGFIESQGCGVQLLCRGDVALAMGLPVYGIIAGSGMASDGISRSVPAPGQGIFTFARESSNRPAPLRLALSRWGLGIDDLAFASLHGTSTTANDINEPSVIQREMAHLNRTPGRPLWAICQKSITGHPKAPAAAWMLNGCLQVLDSGLVPGNRNADDIDPTLRDFDHLCFPTRNIQTKGVMAFLLNSCGFGQKEGQMVGVHPRYFLALQSRHEFEAYKTRMQKRTSRAERAYIRALTAGQIVRVQSQPPFDPATMHSILLNPSARICQDPKTGLYHVTQTPSSPFDDSSVVVQHRGIRSVTDQPSTVGLDTVTLSTFAAHENAIFLQRNYTNQERQSLQGHRDFRTAVASGWCAKEAVFKCLQTISKGAGAAMREIEIIRSQGAPSVVLHGDALLAAQKAGLDNIQLSVSYGDDCVLAVALGVRR